Below is a genomic region from Patagioenas fasciata isolate bPatFas1 chromosome 14, bPatFas1.hap1, whole genome shotgun sequence.
GTCTGTGCATCGCAGTTCTCTTAAAGGGGGGGAAGCAGAACAAGTGTGGATGAACCCTAGGCTGGTTTCAGATGATTTTTGTCTTGTTTAGAAAGTTCATCATACTTTTCAGCCACTAAAATCCTCCAAAAAGAAGCAGCAATCTTTTTCCTTTGGAGCAAACTGCAGAGCCACTATGAACACCAGCTGGAATAGAAATGTCGCCTGTTGCTTAAAAATGCCGACATGGCAGCCAGCTTGGATTATACCTGATCATCCCAGATTTAAATGCAACTCCTTTCCTCCTGCCCCCTTCCAAAGCAATGCCAAAAACCTGTACAATGCTTTTCCCCACTGACTGCAGACACCCTTGTTTAAATGCAGCTGGTGCTTTTGTTTGGGAGGTGTTGACatagagcagctttgcagagcacCGCGCATTGAGCATCTTTGTGCAGAGCTGGCGCTTAACCTCAGCATCGTGTTCTCCCTCATACGTGCAGTGCGTATCTGTAAGTTCATCGAGGGGGTTAAGCGTGGTGACACTGGCAAGAACAATGTCCTTAGGTCTTTGCGGTTGTTTCAAAGCAAGGAGTTGTCCTTGCCATCGCCGTCCCCGTGCACTCACTCGGCTGTGAACTCATGATGTCCGTTTTTTGGTCACCTCACACGTGTGCGTTGTGCTTGGCTCTTTAGCATCCCTTTGTCAGCAAGGTGACCAGCAACCGGGCCCTGCGTGAGCTGGTGGCTGAGGCCAAGGCTGAGGTGATGGAAGAGATCGAGGACAGTCGAGATGAAGCAGAAGACGACGACTCGTCGGAGTCTGCCTCGGTGAGCGCTCCTGGCCTTGTGCTGGGGGAAAAGAGCCCAGCAGCTTCTCTAGGCTCCAAAAAGCTGTATTACAGCTGTTCTGCGCCCCATCAGGTGGAGGGAGAAGCAGTTGCTTGGTCAGGGAGCGGCTGGTTTTTGGTGGCTGCCGGGGGCAGGGAGAAACAATGATGCTGGTGGGTGGCCCAGCTGCTCACTCACAGGGGGATCTTGCAGAAAgtgtttaaataaataagaaattttttaaaaagaaggaaaaacagcaaaaacaGAAGTGAAAAGTGGGCCCTGCTGCAGGTTGGAGTAGAAGCAACACCAGCAGCACATGGTGAGGCACCTCCAGCCCTAGGAAGGAGCTGGGTAAGTCTGACCATGAGCTGGGCTCTTTAGGGACATTTGAAGGCTGCCTGGGCAGCTTTGCTGAGAAACATGCCTCGACCTCCCTCGTCGGTGGCAAAAGACAGTGATTAATCCGTGGTGGAGGTAGCCATGGGAAAAGGATGTTCAATATGCAGACTCCTAGGCTGCCTCCTAAGAATCTGCAGGCTCTGGAGCTCCCGCACTGTGCCGTTTCCTACCAGCCAGTGTCCATAGTCCTTGGCACTACAAAGCTGGAGAAAGATAGAAGAATCCCAAGGTGGATGTCCTAAAAGGGAATACTTCATCCCAGTAGCTCTTTAGCTTGGATGTCCTAAAAGAGAAGACTTCATCCCAATAGCTCTTTAGCTGTGAGTGACTTTGCTCGGAAGCGTGGGGATTTGCAGCTCTTGCAGTTGCGTTAAGGCAGTAGTAGAAAGCCAAACACTTTCTTCTTGTTGTCTTTCCAGCCCCCTGGTAAGCACAAGCGGGACCCCTCTGAGGCGAGTCAGCTGAGTTTTGATGGGGAGAAGCTTCCAGACTCCTCCTTGCCCAAGGCAGCGAACGGGTCCGTCGGGACTGGCAAAGAGACCACAGATTTAAAGAGCGATAAAGTCTCGGATGAAGGGATAAGCAGAGACAATGACAAACTGGAGAGCAACGACTCCACAAAAACCCTTGCCAGCTCTGCCACCTCGGCCACTCAGGGAAAGCCAGACATCATCTCACAGCCCAGGCCAGGCAGCAAGGAGAGGAAGAGCATCGGGGAGCGACCGGAGAGCAGCCACCTGGAGAACTTCCCGGAGGAGAAGCTTGCCAACGGGAGCTTGGATCCCGCAGCTCCGTTCCCTGGTAGCCGGTCCAAAGGGGATTCGGATTCTGGCAGCACTTCAGCCTCGGAAAGCATGGACCTCACCATCTCCCTGTCTGCTGACCTGTCCCTCAACAGGGAGAGCGGCTCCATCTCCCTGAAGGTGAGAGTGGTGGGCAGAGGGAGTGGAGAAGAAAGGGCAGCAAACCCGTGCTGAAAGGTGCTGAGGTTTTGTGCCTTTTTATCCAATTCCCTGCAATTCAGATCCCTTTCATTGTGCACACATCCCTTGAACTCCTTCCTGAGGATGCAGCATGCTATACTCTAAATGGGGTTGATTCTTTGACCACAGGAGGAGAAAGTGAGTTGGCCCTGGTCTGCCATGTGCCCAAAAGCAGGGAATGGGTAAAGTAGGAGAGGACAGAAGCTGCATGAAGACAGAGGGGCCAGGAATCTTGCTTTTAATCCCTGAGCGTGATGCTAAAGATGATGCAGGTATCACCCCAGTACAGAGTTGTGTTGGATGAGACAGCCAGGAGGGCTCACAGGGCTGCTTGTGATGCCAGTGTCCAAGCTTGGAGCTCTGCGAATAAACACAAGGCCAGCAAGCAAGGTAGAAACCCATCCTCAGGCAAAGCCTTTGGCGGTTTCATTTCCCTGTCTACGGGAAGTCGCTCACATGGTGCTGGGTTAAGCTGTGCCATGGGAATGTGGCCTGTCCTCAAAGGGGGGAGAAGTTCTCAGTGGAGCTGCAGCAGTTGCACGTCCCCTGCTGTCCCAGGTCACTGAAACCTAATGGAAATCTGACATTTTGTAGTTATTTTGGGTTCCCGAGAACTGTGAGGAAACTGTGCCACTCACCTGACTTGTGCGGTCACGAGCAATCTGAGCAAACACAACTATGAAACCCAAAATGGGATTTCCTAAACTTCATACGTTGCTCATCACTCCGTTGTTCTACCTAGGCCAAGGAGAGAGTTTATTTGGGCTGGTGCCTGTCTCAGTTTTTCCAACCTGCCACACATCTGGCCTGGTTTGTGTCAGCAGTGACTTGCAGAAAGACCTCCCAGGCTTCTTGGCTTTTGCTAAGGCTTTCTGGAGGCTGGGAATGCTTGTGAGCCAAAGCCAGCCAGGTCGGCATGGCTTTGCTCATTCCACCATTGTGCTTTTGCTGTAGGGCTGCATGATTCAAGTCTtttgtatctttatttttttgctgAGGAAACTGAGTCCCTGGACACAGCCCTTTGGCCAGGCTCAGGCTGCTGAGCCTGCAGAGGGTGGTAGCAAAGCCTGTGTGCTGTGAATGGCAGCTCCAAATCTGCCGGTGATTTTTGGCTTGCTGTGGTTTCCTTGCTTATGTTCTTCATTAACAACGGCATCGAAATTGCTCTGAGGCAACGAGCCAGGGAGCTGCTTCATGGCCTCCTGCTTTCCTCCCCTGCCCAACTCAGGATTCCCGGATGCACAAGAAGACGCTGAAACGCACCCGCAAGTTTGTGGTGGATGGAGTAGAGGTGAGCGTCACCACCTCGAAGATCATCAGCGAGGATGAAAAGAAGGATGAAGAGATGAGATTTCTCAGGCAAGTGGGTCGCTGGGATGGAGGGAGGGCAGGGTGCCAAGCCAGGGCAGGGTTTCCTTCTACACAAGCAAATCCAGGAACGACCTAAAGTCCTCTCAGTTTCTGTCTTGCTCCCCCTTGGACAGGACAACTGTCCAGTGTGAACATCACTTCTTTTGGCCTTTCCTTGGCTGGCAGAGGGCTTGCTGTACCATGTAAGCTGAGCTCTGTTTGCAGGCAGAGGAATGAGGGGTGCATCTTGGGGACAAAGTGCAGCAAGGGTGTGACAAGGGAAGCTTGTGCTGGGGCTCTGTCCTCTGAGGATGACTGAATGTGTCTCCAGAGCTGTAGATGTGCTGGCTCAGTGGAAATAAGCACAGAAATCTCCTGGAGATGCTCCTCTTCCTTTTGTTCTTGTATCTCCTCAGACTTCATTAACAGAAAGGCCAAGGGAGTTGTAAAGTCCTTGAGCATCGCTTAATATTCACGGGTGTACCCTCCCTGTGCAAGCCTTTGTGACTCTTCTGTGGATCTTAGAGCTTTCAAACCTCCATGACCTATTTTCAGGGAGGGAAACTTATGTTTCTAGGTCCGTTACTATCAGTAGCATCACTGAAACAAACGACcccttaaaataattaaaatacaaattgtTTTGCTTGATGCCCTATTCTAGGCACTCTTACACTGCTCTGAAGGACTCTCTGAGAATATGATGTGTCCCAAGCACTGCGTGTCCCTGCAGCAGCCTTATTGCTGGGCCCTAATATCAGATCTATGCATGAGCTCCTTAGCTATTCATTTTTTGTGTGAGAAGTGCATATAACCCTAATTAAACACAGGGAGCATGCGTACTAGCACACAGGGAATTTGCAGGCTTGGCTGCTTTCTCCCGGTCCACTCTCAGCTCTGGTGGCATCCTTGGAAAGAggctcctttttaatttttcaatagcATCTGCTCCATCTCCGAGGtggggaagggacagagaggCTTGGGTTGGAAAGCATTGAGTCCCTGAATACCTTTTGGGAGAAGCGATTATTCCCTTGGGACTGGCTGGGAGGTGCGACCAACTCTCCTGGCATCCTGATTTGCACTTAAGGGGCTTGTTTCTGTCTTTTTTGAGCATGCCGAGGTATTGATTTGAAGGCGAGATCAGAACAGAGCACATTGTATTGCGCCAGTTGATTTAATGGGGCTTGAGTTTGTTTCGAAAGAAGAAATCGTTCCAAAGTGCTTATCCCACGGGGGCCCTCAGAGGGGATTGTATGGGATGTGTAAGGCTAATGCACAGCAGGGGAGGTCACGGTGGGGATCCTGCATGGGgaaactgctgctgcttttgcctgGTACATCGGTGATTTCCTGCCCGATTGGGCACGAACATGGCAAACAGGCTCAAATACGACAGTCTGAGTCCCCTTTCACTGAATGTGATGCTGGATGAGGAGAGTGATGCAGTGTCGTGGTAGACAGGTCAGAATTTGGGAAGACTGCCCTGCCTGCCACGTAGGTGTGAGCATGAAGGGACATGGAACACAGGGGCCAGGCAGAGCAAACAGCAGCTTGGCCTGAGCTGTGTGTTGAAGACCAACGTGCGCTAACCTGGCTGGCAGAACGAGTGTTTTGGCTGCTGGCTGGGAGAGCTGTGCCTGCAGCATCACCTTAGGAGCTTTGACAGGGCTTGTTTGGGAAGCTGTGAATGCTAATAAGCCTTACCTGTGAAAACTGATGGTTTGCCAGCAGTTAACATAATTAGCATCCTGCTTCTTCACAGTTCTCTGGTGTCACGGGGCCTCAGAGCACATCAGTCAGTTGGCATTTACCTCCTGCCTGTGCTCGCAGCAAGCGGCAGGGCGCTACGGGGTGGCCGTGCGGCTTTCATTCCCCACTGAAGTGCTCCGGTTATTGATTCTGCCCTCTCTGCTGAAGCACATGCCTGTGAACTCATCTGACTCTGTACTGCTCTCTCTCTCCATTTTCACCCTCTGCAGGCGCCaggagctgcgggagctgcgTCTCCTTCAGAAGGAGGAGCACCGAAACCAGGCGCAGCTCAACAGCAAGcaccagctgcagctggagcagatGTTCAGGCGCTTCGAGCAAGAAATGACGGTAcctgggcagggaaggggacCTCCCGATACCTGCTGGTTTCACTTCTCCCCTTCAGATGCCCTGCAAACCCTCACACAGGGTGATGCTCTCAGGGTTGCGGCAGTCCTGGGGCGTCGTGTTTGGAGGGAGCAGGACCACCAAGGGAAccctttggggtttgggggtgggatGTGTTTGTGGGGCACAGAACCTTCTATGGGCATTAAGCACATGGAGCCTGCAGCTTGGGAAGCGCTGGCTGCTGTTGCCTGGTGTGGTGGAGCAGAAGGGTTGTTCTGGGCTTTCCCTCTTCAATGATCTTTCCTTGTGTGTCTGGTCATGGCTACTGTGAGAAACAGTTTATAGTGCTGTagtattttgaatttaaaaatcatttaaataaGAAAGCAGTATGGACAGAATGTGAGAGCAGGAAAGCTATCCATTTTGAGTATAAAACAAATAAACTAGGCTTGCATACCTCTGTGGACAACTTATGTTTGAGTAAGATAATTTTGTAAATAAGTCCCTTGAAAGTTTTTGTGAGCCATCTTTTAAATACTCCTTTATTAATTCACCTAGTGTGTGTGCCTGGTAGCGCCATTCCCTCGCGGCAGGCTGGGAGCCGTCACTTATTTGGGTGTTCTGTTATATTTCTGCAGTCTTGACATGCCACGTCTGTGAATTCCTGTCTTAGCAAGTCACTTCTCATTTGTGAGATTTATTAGCCATATGGTGTGATGTGCAAAAGCCCCAAACCTGCTTCCTTCGCCCTTTCCGTGGGGCAGTTTGCAGCCCGCTCCCGTTGGTACCCGTGTGCTCCATCCCTGCTGCTCGCCAGGATGGAGAGGTTGGACACAAGGGCGCTGTCAGAGCACAGTGCCCTCCAATGTGGAAATCCTGGTCTGAAGAGAAAGAACTGTGATGCTTGAGCTTCACTGCCTGCAAATatttgcccagggccatgggtcCCAGTGGGATGCTGGAGATCAGGGTGTGAGCAAGGAGAAAGGCTTGAAATGGGCCAGAACAAATTCAAAAGTGCTTTGTGCTCACGCtagggctggctctgccctgtgTGCTTCATGGGGCGCTATTTAGGAATTTCTCTCCTCTGTGTTTAGTAAAGAGGCTCAGTTCCTCAATTCATGCAAGGACAACCCTctcccacccttttttttttttccttcttctttttctttcaaacttcTGAAAGGGAACAACACACAGGGGACACTGAGGTTGACCTCTGTTCCTTCCCGTACAGACAAAAAAGAAGTTCTATGACACTGAACTTGAAAACCTCGAacggcagcagaagcagcagattgAGAAGATGGAACAAGATCACTCGCTGCGCCGGCGCGAGGAGGCCAAGCGCATCCGCCTGGAGCAGGAGCGGGACCACGTCAAGTTcctggagcagctgaagcagatgAAGAAGGAGGTAAAAATGGGGATAGAGTGGAGGAAGGCTGGTTTCCTGCCTCTGTTTCTTCCAGGAAACCTTCAGCATTTCTCTGTAGCAGAACTTGAGAGGGAAGCAGTTGTTGGGTGTCTTAGCAGGAAGCTCTTGCTTTTCTGTGTTATATCTGGCTGTTTCCTGGGGTTCGTCTGTTTAGCGGCATTAGGTGGGGTTGTTCTTGGCCTAAAGTTACCTGCTGATAAATCTCATTTCCCTCCCCAAAGGTCAAGAATGAGGTTGAGAAGCTGCCGCGGCAACAGCGCAAAGGGAACATGAAGGTGAAGATGGATGACTTCgcccagaaaaaacaaaccatggTAAGGCTGGGAGAAGATTGgcacagctgcagggctggggaatgCATAGTAGGAACATCCTTCTCCTTGAGGAGCCGGCAGTTTCTAAAATACCACCAGATGCTTTTCAAgttgcagcagcaggagggctcATGGTGGTACTGCTGCTTTCTTCCAGGAACAGGAGTTTTTGGCCAAGCAGAAGGAGGACCTGGAGCTGGCCATGAAAAATATTACTGCCCAGAACAAAAAAGAGATCTGTGACAAGGAGCGCGAGTGCCTGAACAAAAAGCAGCAGCTCATGAGAGGTGGGTGGCAGAGGCTGaaaaggaggaaagcaaatgctGCATGGATGGGTTTATCCAGCGCTGGCTCTTCCCACACAGCAGATGCTGTGACACAGTTGCAAGCTGGCAGGGTTGGATTTAGAAAAAACAGCCTCGCCAGATCCTGTCTAAATGTTTAACAATAATAATACTTAGTGCTTTAATCTTCAAAGCGCTTTACAAATACGAGCCAATTAGGCTTCATAATTGCAAGAAATTATTCCCTGATACGGTTCGCAACTAATTTCTTCTGGAAAACAGGAGGtgaaccatcaccccccacatctGCTGTGCTGTTCCCGTGTGTAGGGTTCATTTGTGCTTGGGACGCCGTGCGTGACCAAGCTGGGGCCAGGGTGGGTTGTCTCCTGACCCTTGTCCCTTCCTCAGACCGCGAGGCGTGCATCTGGGATCTCGAAGAGCATCAACAACAGGAGAAACACCAGCTTATCAAGCAGCAGCTGAAGGACCAGTATTTCCTCCAGAGGCACGAGCTGCTCCGGAAGCACGAGAAGGTGAAGAGTTAGCGCCTTGCTGGGTGCTGGTCAACCAGGtgcctgggtgtccccaaagggaCCTTTCCCTTCCAGGCTGTAAGTGGGGCATGGAGAGTGGGTTAGGAGTTAAAACATTTGGTCGTTATTAGAGAAAAGTGACCAGAATAATGCTCGGATCAGCTTATTTGCTTGCGACGTGTATTCTGTGCTGCATGCATTTGACCTACAAGCAGCAGTTGTGAATTTTGGGTGCTTTTCTGGGAATCTGCCCCTGTCCAGTATGTGGGATGGTCTATTCCCAGAGCAACAAGTGAAGACTGGCACATCTCAGTTTTTGCTTCCTTCCAGCCCCCTTCTCCTGTCCTTTCACAGATGCTCAGTAGCTGCCCTCACCTCTTGTCCCCTTGAAGATGTTTGTCTGTCACCAACCACCTCCATGCCACTCCCAAGTCTGCTCTCCAGCTCTTTTGGGTCCCCTCAGCACTTTGTTCTTGGCCTGAGGCGTCCCCCctcctctgacagctgtccctctGCCGCTGCAGGAAAGGGAGCAAATGCAACGCTACAACCAGCGCATGTTGGAGCAGCTGAGAatccggcagcagcaggagaaagcccGGCTCCCCAAAATCCAGCGGAGCGAAGGGAAGACGCGCATGGCCATGTATAAGAAGAGCCTTCACATCCACTCCAGCGGGAGCGCAGCCGAGCAGCGCGAGAAGATAAAGCAGGTCAGGTCCTGCAAAGACACCAGGGCTGGGGCTTGGCTTGGGGGGGAAATATCTCTCCCTTCTGGCATAAGGGAGAGCGGAAAAAGGCAACAGTTCCCAAGTCACTAACCCGCTGCAGGGAGTCAGAGGTCTTTGCTTCTGTGGCAACAGGTGTGAATTTCAGTGCTACTCGCATCGTGCCTAGCATTGGGAAGCATCCTCggggcttttctttctttcctatataATAGTGCAAGCTGGCTGGTCTCTTAACCGGCTTCAGAGATCAGAGCAATGCTGCCTACCCGCACACCTgctctcctctcttccagtttGCTCAGCAGGAAGAGAAGAGGCAGAAAGCGGAGcggctgcaccagcagcagaAGCACGAGACGCAGATGAAGGACATGCAGGCCCAGTGCGAGAGCAACACGAacgagctccagcagctgcaggtacCGTCCCTCGGGGCTCGGCCTCCCGGGGCTGCCCGAGCTCTGCTCCTGCTTCAGCACGAGGGGCGTGTTGTAAGAAGCGGCTGCAGAGGACTCAGTGAACTAGAACCGATGTCCCCTTGCTCTGCCCTGAGAGGTTTTTATGGCCATGTACAAATGTGCCCTGGAGCTCAGAGCTCTGAATGCCTCTGGCTGATGCAAGTCCTGTTTAACCACTGAATTTACAGTTCCAGCTGCTTAATGAGCGTTCTGATTTGTGATCTGTGTTTAGAATGAAAAGTGTCACCTCTTGATTGAGCATGAGACCCAGAAGCTTAAGTCCCTGGATGAGAACCACAACCAGCACATGAAGGAGTGGCGGGACAAGCTGAGGCCACGGAAGAAGGTAGAGCCTCCTTGGCCAAGCAGGGTGTCCTGCTTGGCTGGTTGCAGGAGACAGCGTCCATAGCTCCAGTACAATCTCAAATACACCTTCTGTGTGTGTTCTCTTCTGCTTAAGGCCCTGGAGGATGAGCTGAACCAGAAGAAGCGTGAGCAGGAGATGTTCTTCAAGCTGAGCGAGGAGGAAGATGGACAGACGCCAGCATCGCCAACCAAACACGCCAAGTTCATCCCGTTCGGCTCCACAGAGAGCTCGTAACGCCTCGCGGCTGGCAGGCCACGGGCTGCTACTTGCTGTGTCCTCCTGGGCAATGTGGACTTGGAAGACATCCCAGCAGCCTCTTCTCACAACAGCACCCTCCTGTCCCCTCACTCCGTCTGGGATAAATGTGTCTGTCCTGCactgggggatgctgagtgcgAGTTTTGGTGGCTTTTCCAGGAGCTGGGCACAGCTCCACGCTGGGAGGCCGGGCAGGACCCTTTCTGCAATCGTACTTGCACTGTGAGCTGGATGTGTCACCTCTCACCTGAGCCTGGCGCTCACCGGGCTTGTCGGCAAAGACTGAAGCAATAACTGCTCCGAACAGGAGACGCAGGCGGTGGCTCCTGCCCTCTGCACGGGGGTTATCAGCCTCTGTCTCCACTGTGGCTGCTCTTCCCCTCAGTCCTCTGTATTGTCCTTTGGTATTGTCCTGGGCTAACCTTGGCCTTCTGCCCCCCCAACACTTGCCTTAGATTTATTTCTATCTACTGTAGCCCTTTTTGCTCAAGGGAGAGACAgtaataaggattttttttgcttcttttgagGAAGGAGgattgggttttttctttcctcttcctccttgtaCAGACTGTACAGAAAGGGACCAGTTGGATGTCCTTCCAAAGATGCTTCTTCTTCTTGATTTGCCATGATTGCTGGCATCACAGTCCCTCTGGCACTTAAGTAATACTATAGCATAATTAAACTGTTCAGCTGGCTGCAGGTTTTTGTCTCTTACAGAAGTGTATGTGCTTGTGCAGAGCGGGAGGTTGGTAATGGCGCTTAGTCCTGCGGTGACACAGCGAGGTGTCAGTCACAGGTGTGTGCCTTCTGGTAAGGACAAGTGAGATGCTGAAGGCTCTTATTGCCAGGGCTCTCATCATCACACATGTGCTTGAGATTACTTTTTGAGTGCTATATATGTGTGGGCCATGTGGGTCAGCCAGCCTGGCTGCTCTGCAGTCAGGGCTGCGGGCTGCAAAGCATCATTTGGAAGGAATAAAGAAGTCTTGAAGCAAGGCGTGTAAGGGAAGAGGGGATGCAAAGACAGGTCATGGTGGCTTGTTCGTCTCAGCATTGCTTTCTCCAGTGATGTCTCATCTCCTTGTGATGTCCCGCGGTTTTTCGGGTGGTGCTCCTGGCTTTCAGGTTGGAGTCGCGCTGCGGAGCGGCGGAGCCGCTGCAGGTCCGGCCCCAGGTCCCTGTGCTCCGTGTCTGGGTTGTGCTGCCGTCCTCCACCTGCGCAAGGCAGCGCTTGGCTGAGCTGAACCCAGAGCGCTGACCTGGGCAGGGGACAGAGACCTCACCGGGCAGCACCTTCTTCTTCACATAACCAAAAGGTGTAAGGTAGCACTGAAGTTTTTATCTCTGTTGATCTCTGGACAATGTTGTTTTAGGCCTGCTTGCCTAGCAAAAAAAAGATGCctctgcttaaaaagaaaaacgtATAAAGTCTCATAGGTTGCTTTAGAGACTTTGGCATTGCAGGAAAAGGTGATAATGTGATGTGGTACACTTCTGGGTACCTGGGTGAAGGAGTCAGCCCCCATGTCTTGAGCACCTCTTCTGAGAAGTGCCCTTACGTTTACTACCCATTTAGAGTTCATTATACATATTCATAAGCTTCCTGCAAACTAACAAGGCTACATCTATTTGGGCTATTCCAAGTTTCTTTGGAATCCACACCGTTGGTGTCTTTATTAATGAATATTGCCTAGATGGAGATCTTAAGGGCTGGGACCCTTTACAAGACTGTGTAGCAACTTTTCAGTAACTGACCTGTCCTAGGAGGACCACGCGTCCCATCTCCAAAAGCGCTGACTATGCCTTTCAGATGTGATAGCACCAGGTTGGGAGCCGATATAAAATGAGTGAATGCAGGAGGTTGCTCCTGAACGATGTGCTGATTTGAGCTTTAAATCGTATTAGAAATGTGTGCTGGCAGCTGCACGGTTCATGTTCCTGGT
It encodes:
- the STK10 gene encoding serine/threonine-protein kinase 10 codes for the protein MAFANFRRILRLSTFEKRRSKEYEHVRRDLDPGEVWEVVGELGDGAFGKVYKAKNKETGALAAAKVIETKSEDELEDYMVEIEILATCDHRHIVKLLGAFYWDGKLWIMIEFCPGGAVDATMLELDRGLTEPQIQVICRQMLEALHYLHGKKIIHRDLKAGNVLLTQDGDIKLADFGVSAKNTKTLQKRDSFIGTPYWMAPEVVMCETMKDTPYDYKADIWSLGITLIEMAQIEPPHHELNPMRVLLKIAKSDPPTLSCPSKWSLEFRDFLKTALDKNPETRPSAAQLLEHPFVSKVTSNRALRELVAEAKAEVMEEIEDSRDEAEDDDSSESASPPGKHKRDPSEASQLSFDGEKLPDSSLPKAANGSVGTGKETTDLKSDKVSDEGISRDNDKLESNDSTKTLASSATSATQGKPDIISQPRPGSKERKSIGERPESSHLENFPEEKLANGSLDPAAPFPGSRSKGDSDSGSTSASESMDLTISLSADLSLNRESGSISLKDSRMHKKTLKRTRKFVVDGVEVSVTTSKIISEDEKKDEEMRFLRRQELRELRLLQKEEHRNQAQLNSKHQLQLEQMFRRFEQEMTTKKKFYDTELENLERQQKQQIEKMEQDHSLRRREEAKRIRLEQERDHVKFLEQLKQMKKEVKNEVEKLPRQQRKGNMKVKMDDFAQKKQTMEQEFLAKQKEDLELAMKNITAQNKKEICDKERECLNKKQQLMRDREACIWDLEEHQQQEKHQLIKQQLKDQYFLQRHELLRKHEKEREQMQRYNQRMLEQLRIRQQQEKARLPKIQRSEGKTRMAMYKKSLHIHSSGSAAEQREKIKQFAQQEEKRQKAERLHQQQKHETQMKDMQAQCESNTNELQQLQNEKCHLLIEHETQKLKSLDENHNQHMKEWRDKLRPRKKALEDELNQKKREQEMFFKLSEEEDGQTPASPTKHAKFIPFGSTESS